The genomic stretch TTCAAGAgtattaatttccttttcctttgaagGTGAAGGCTGAAATGTTGGACATGGCTGATAATACATTTGATGATGAATACCTGAAATGTATTGATAGGATGGAAACGAAATATGTTCCTCAACTGCTCACAGAGGAAAAATCAACCCATCAGCTCTTACAGACTGTGTGGGAAAATGCAAAAGCCAAATGGGAAGCCCAGAAAGCTCAgctctttcttcctttgaattTTAAGGATAACCATGGAATAGCCCTGACAGCGTATGTTTCTGAATATCAACAGCAAACTCCTTTTTACCATCTCTTCAATGAAGCTGTGAAGATGGCCGGGAAATCTCGAAAAGCTTATATCTATGACTTCCAGTTCAAAGCTTTTCATTTTTACCTGACAAGAGCCCTGCAGTTGCTGAGAAGACCTTGTGAGGAAAGTTAcaaaaatgtggtgtatagaaTAAGCCAGGACACTTCATTTACATTTGGAGAGCTAAACCAAGCCAGGCTTAGCAATTTCACAATGGCATACTCAGCCAAACCTCAAACAGTTGATGAGCAACAAATTGTGTTAACCATCCACACATGCTTTGGAATTGCTGTTGAAAAGttttttgataaagaaaatgaaaaaattactttaatacCTCTGAGTGAGGTTTTCCAGGTTTCACGGGAAGGGGATAGCAATAATCTTATCCTTCAAAGCACAAACAAGACCTGCAGCCATTATGAGTGTGCGTTTCTAGGTGGTAAGTGTCTCTCTTAACTCTGCTTGTCTGGGAGGAATGGAGTGGGATTCTTAGGCCCAGGGAGAGAAGTgttaaaaaggagaaatgacaTTGGCAGTTTCCAGTCTAGCTTGTTTTATactgtttctttatccatactttaattttatcaaaataatacatttacagtattattaaaagttaaaaaacagaATAGTATAATAAGAGTAACTATCAGCcagagcagctctgctctgcaggGTCATTTAACAGTGGTCAGaatatttttgattgtcacaactgAGGAAGATGTGAGGGACTAATACTGGCACCTGACGGATAGAGGTCAGGGACACTGAAATAATGCAAGGACAGCCCCCCACAACAGAGAATTAACTGACCTAAAATATAGGGTAGTGCTATTGTCAGGAACCCCTAGTGTACCATTAAACCTACTTTACAATGAAAAATAGCAATCCCCGCCCTATCTATCCACTTACTCATCagtggcatttatttttaatattgtagcTATTTTTTCAGGTACTTATTGTCATGTATCTAAAGAAATAGCATGCTTCAACatgttatttcttcatttaaaaaattttagacacTATTAAATTCTTGCTAAAAAGCATGAGCTATGTACAATGTTTTAGTTAAGAATTCTTTATTGCTTTTAGCTCCAACAGAAAACCTGGCTGATAGTATTTGTTTAATAAGTCTCAGGGCAGCCTGTCTAGTGCAGTGGCTCATCTACATCATCAGTTACTCAGgccctttctgtctgtctgttcaCCATCCTTGGTGAATGGATTCGTGTTTGCAGTGTAACTGTTGCAGCTGTATGCGTTGATCTATGTCCAAGACAGAAAGGGAAGGGGGTTAACAGCCAAATCTACCTATTTAATTAGGAAAGTAAAAACTTTTCCAGAAACCTTAGTAGATTTCTGATTACAGATGATTTACTAGAACTATTTTTTCAATCATAGCTGGAAAACATGCTTGGAAATGGAAAAATTAGCTTTACTGGCTTCTGTAGTGTAGGGAGACAAGAAAGAAGGGAATTAGAAATGGCTGTTATGTCATTAAACCCAAAGCATTTGATAACTACCACCCTCCTCTCCACCATGTGTGCATTTTGCTATTCTTGTTCTCTCCGTGTAGCAAAGACCAGTCGTAGCTGAATCAGAGTTGTTTCTTCAGTGCTTAAGggttattttatgatttttgtttgtttagggtttttttccccacttgtttagtttttttatatcCCATCACTAATTCATCTCCAAATTATTTGACAGAAATAGAAATCTCTTAATACAGTCAGATAATCtgtcatttttattcttcctcctcttcctcctccttatgtttgtcttcctcctccttgccctcctcttcttcctcctccttgttcTTCTGCTTCTTGTCctccccttcttctcttccttcttctcctctgccttctcctccccttctcttcctctttgtcctcctcctcctttccccatcttctgcttttccttctcttcttccccttccttctcttttcctccacctccttcccttctctctcctcctcttcctactcctcttcttcctcttctcttcttcctgcaTTTCCCCAACATCCTGCTCTATAATATGCTCTTTAGGTTTGCTGAATGTCCTGGAACCTTTCCTATGAGAGACTCCTTATTTCTTGCATTTGCAGCTCTTCCTTGAATCACTTCTTTGTTTAGTGGTGTGGGACTGGGGATTCTCCAGTTTTCTAATAAATTATACACCGAGGCAAATTTTCTAAGACTGTGTGTCTGAAAGATCTACTTTTTTGCTTGAGTAGTAGTTTTTGtaaatttgtatttctgttttagAGATTATTTTCCTTGGAAACTTGAAGATGTTCCTCCAATGATATCTAAATCTGTaacttctgtaaaaaaaaaaagttgaaagctACTCTACTAAAACTTTGGATgagtctgtttttttaaaatatctttatctatttatttttatgtggtgctgaggatcaaacctagtgtctcacacactgagctatagccctagcccctgttttgatttttttatggtgctgaatACAAACAAGAGCATCATACATACTAATCAAACACTCACTTACTGGGCTGTAAAACCCCTTCCtgaaacctatttttttaatctgaaaggtttaatgtgttttctttattCCTAAAATTCTGAAACTTTATGGTATTGTGCCTTGATGTATATGATTTAAAGGGTCAATAAAAACCCTTTCTTCTGTGAAAGTGGCCTCCTGTTGATCTTCATGTGAGCTGGTAGGATTGTGAATGAACTATAAATACCCACAGGGAGGCCACTGTTTGGGGCCTTCCTGAATGTGGTGCAGCACACCCACGTGTTCTCCTTGTTGAATGCCAGAAGGCAAACAGGACCTGTATCAATCCTGTACAAGATTGGCAGGTTCAAGGATACTGTCTTCTTATGTGGTATGAGGTTACTAAACTACAGAGGTTCCTGCACCTCCCTGTGTAATCTTTCCTTGTGACTAACTGTAATCTTGGGGGATTAAAGAATATTCCTGGACTATGAAGACTTGCACTGAAGGGCCATACTTAATGCTCACCTGCTGCTAAATAGCATATGTTCCTTgccttgcatttctttttttctgcaaaaCTCAGTAAACTGGTGAGGATTAGGCCTTTCGGGGTCTTGTAAGTGTGACTCTCTAGCTGAACCAAAAACTATTGCTGCTGTGTCAAGCATTGTGATTGAGTACTACATAGGTCTTAGAAGTGGGTTAGACCTTTAGATCTTGCCTCATTGTGCCCAAGGTACTgtaaattaaaaaggctgggtaGGGTGAGACATGCCTGAGTTAGGAGCTGATAGGATTGGATGGCAGAAGGTTTGTGGCTCTTGAGGTACCAAGGTTGCAAAATTGAAGGAAGTTTTCACTTTTAGGGCCATATACTTAAACTACTTCCATTTGCATGATTCTGAAAGGGAGTGCCTCCTTAAATTTTATACTCTAGGCCCCTCATTTGTCTTATTCTATTCCTGTATTTGAGTTGCATCTGAATAAGACTATTTTTCTTGAGGGGATAGATGAAGGATGCCGTGAGTAAATTTGTGTTGAAAGAAAGTGTTCATTCTCATCAACAACTATACATTGGACCTGACCAAAACCCAAGCTAACTATAATCAACTGAGAATTAATCAAAGCAAATTAAAGGCATATATCTTCTTCCCAGTTCCTCTTATATCACAGGAGTTTAAAATTGACCATGGTTTGGTTATATATTTCTACCCCCTTTATCCATGGGAGATATGTTTCAAGGCCCCCAGAGAATGCCTGAAACTGCAGAAAATAACAAACCCTatattttcctatacatatatacttgtgataaagtttcatttataaattatgcACAGCAAGAGAGCAACagtaacaactaataaaatagaataattataacagTATACTGTATATAAGCTATGACTGCTGTCtcttttttgaaagaattaaGGCAGATTTTTCTGCAGTTGACCAGTGATAACTGAAAGTGAAATCACTGAGAAGTGGAAACtgctttacaatgaaaattaacaGTCACGAATATACATATAGCAattgtgtctattttattctgctgtccttcctatctcccctttccctcccctcccctcacttctctctacccaatctaatgtgacacacttctttttttccccctcacatcatcatacatgtaatctgtataacaatgaggatttcctccatcttccatgcaattccccttttcccctttccctcccacctctcttccctatctagaggtaattttcttctcatgctcttcctctctacccCATTTGAATCGtttggcattttttttggggggggggattggctaacttcatttagcataatctgctctaatgccatctatttccctgcaaatgccatgatcttgttattttttagtgctgagtaatattccattgtgtataaatgccacattttttttttatccattcatccattgaaggacatctagattggctccacaatctagctattgggaattgtgctgctataagcattgatgtggctgtgtccctgtagtatgccgtctgagaagaggaatagctgggtcaaatggtggttccattcccagttttccaaggaatctccatactgctttccaaattggctgcaccaatttgcagtcccaccagcaatgtatgagtgtacctttttcccccgcatccttgccagcacttgttgttgtttgacttcataatggctgccattcttactgcagtgagatggtgccttagagtagttttaatttgcatttctctgattgctagattcaaatgtataatatgtcaagatcacAGTACtgacatgtgtaactaattaaaacaaataataatttttaaaaacacagttttaataaaactctaaaactcttaaaaaaaaaaaaaaggaaaattaacgAGTACTACACCACCAAGTGTGTTAAACTTTACCAGCATATCACAGCTAGAAACATAGTTGAAGTATTTTtggtgttctttttaaatttgttctaattagttatacatgacagtagaatgcattttgacacattgtacacaactgAAGTACTTCTACTTTTGGTGTTCTCGTGCACTTAGACAAATGTTATTTGTGGGTCCCTGGCTACAAGCCAGATTTTGTACTAATACCTAGTTGTTGGGTTATGTTGGGCAATGACTCCATGTTTGTGATGGGAATTGTGATATAGTAAAAGAGGTAGAGCTAACTGGTTTGATTCTGAATGAGCCAGGGCTTAAGACCTACATGGAAAAATGCATTATGAGTCCTGTGTGAAGATGTGGGGAGGGGAACAAGGATTAGGCAGAAGATGCACAGCAAATTAATATTCAGACTAGCCACAAAAGGAGGCCTTTGTGGATACTTCTATGTATCATGTGTTTGGGGAGCTCTAAGCCACTGTATTTGAGTGTGTTGATTGAAACTGAGAGGAGTTATGGTATTTAATCCTAGATTGGAGTTCTTTGCTGCCATCTAGAGATAACTATGAGAATGGAGTCCAAAAACTCCCTATGGCTAACTAACTCAAGCttgatttaaaaacagaaacaagctGTTTGCAACAATCTGACTAGGGATTTTAAAAGCTCAAGTCAGGAGGATAGATTCAGAATCTTGTTCCACTGACAGGATTTACCTATGACTCTAGATACAAAGAGACAATATTtctaaaaggatttttaaaaagttataacaCTAGGGGCTAGGGAATATatcttggtagagtgcttgcctcacatgcataaggtcctgggttcaatcccaagcattaaaaaaaaaaattacagcactAAATTTAATGTACTAAACACAGACCTGTGTTACTGTCTACGAATTTAAAGCTAAAAATTTTTAGTGGATTTTATAAAAACTAGTTAACTAAAAATAGTTTGTTAGGAGGTAGAGAGACTATTGCTATCTCATTAATGGTAGTCATCTAATAAGAGAAAGAACTCTGAGGGGAaaaatatcctttcttttttctcaatagAAAATCACTGCAGATTTACTATCATTGATACTATTTTCCTACAAAACTTGATAAAAGTAGAATATCAGC from Marmota flaviventris isolate mMarFla1 chromosome 7, mMarFla1.hap1, whole genome shotgun sequence encodes the following:
- the Art3 gene encoding ecto-ADP-ribosyltransferase 3 — encoded protein: MKTGHFEMVTMLLAAMILMDIFQVKAEMLDMADNTFDDEYLKCIDRMETKYVPQLLTEEKSTHQLLQTVWENAKAKWEAQKAQLFLPLNFKDNHGIALTAYVSEYQQQTPFYHLFNEAVKMAGKSRKAYIYDFQFKAFHFYLTRALQLLRRPCEESYKNVVYRISQDTSFTFGELNQARLSNFTMAYSAKPQTVDEQQIVLTIHTCFGIAVEKFFDKENEKITLIPLSEVFQVSREGDSNNLILQSTNKTCSHYECAFLGGLKTENCIENLEYFQPIYIYNPSKENQSLEDPGMKSLESTEIPGIKVVEPDEIKEDESQGNTNSPTPVPGPVPGPETNPSASSVKRLLPPFGTFIILISASAVNLFVAP